Sequence from the Penaeus vannamei isolate JL-2024 chromosome 41, ASM4276789v1, whole genome shotgun sequence genome:
aataacaatgtatatataaatacatacatacatacatacatatatatatatatatatatatatatatatatatatatatatatatatatatatatatatatatatatatatacactttatatatatatatatatatatatatatatatatatatatatatatatatatatatatatatatatattcatatatatatatatatatatatatatatatatatatatatatgtatgtatatatatacatatatatatatatatatatatatatatatatatatatatatatatatatatatatatatatctttatatatatatttctctctctctctctctctctctctctctctctctctctctctctctctctctctctctctatatatatatatatatatatatatatatatatatgtatgtatatatatatatatatatatatatatatatatatatatgtgtatatgtatatatatatacatatatatatgtatatatatatataatatatatgtatatatatatatattcatatataaatatacatatatatatatatgtatatatatgtatatatatgtgtatatatatacatacatatatatacatatatatacatatatatacatatatatacatacatatacatatatatacatatatatacatatatatacatatatatacataaatatacatatataaatatatatatatgtatatatatatgtatttatatataaagtgaatatatatatatatatatatatatatatatatatatatatatatatatatatatatatatatatatatatatatatatataaatatatatatatatatatatatatatatatatatatatatatatatatatatatatatatatatatatatatatatatatatatatataaatatatatatatacaaacatatatatatgtatatatatatatatatatatataaatatatatatatatatatatatatatatatataaatatatatatatatatatatatatatatatatatatatatatatatatatatttatatatatacatatatatatatatatatatatttatatatacatatataatatatatatatatatatatatatttatatatatatatatatatatatatatatatatatatatatatatatatatatataaatgaatatatatatatatatatatatatatatatatatatatatatatatatatatatatatatatatatatatatatatatatatatatatatatatatatatatatatatatatatatatatatatatgtatgtgtgtgtgtgtgtgtgtgtgtgtgtgtgtgtatgtgtgtgtgtgtgtgtgtgtgcgtgtgcgtgtatgtgtgtgtgtgtgtgtgtgtgtgtgagtgtgtgtgtttgtgtgtgtgtgtgtatgtatgtgtgtgtgtctgtgtgtgtgtgtgtgtatgtgtgtgtttgtgtgtatgtgtgtgtgtgtgtatatatatatatatatatatatatatatatatatatatatatatatatatatatatatatatatatatatatatatatatatacgtgtgtgtgtgtgtgtgtgtgtgtgtgtgtgtgtgtgtgtttatttatttatttatatatatgtatatatatatatatatatatatatatatatatatatatatatatatatacacacacatatatatgtatatatatatatatatatatatatatatagatatatatatacacatatatatatacctgtatatatatatatatatatatatatatatatatatatatatatatatatatatatatatatatatatatatatatatatatatatatatatatatatatatatatatatatatatatatatatatatatatatatatatccatatatatatctatatatatacatatatatatatacatatatatatatacatatatatatatatatatatatatatatatatatatatatatatatatatatatatatatatatacatatatatatatatatccatatatatatctatatatatacatatatatatacatatatatatatatatatatatatatatatatatatatatatatatatatatatatatgtatatatatatgtgtgtgtgtgtgtgtgtgtgtgtgtgtgtgtgtgtgtgtgtgtgtatgtgtgtgtgtgtgtgtgtgtgtatgtgtgtgtgtgtgtgtatatatatatatatatatatatatatatttgtacatatatgtatatattatatatatatatatatatatatatatatatatatatatatatacatatataaatatatatatatatatatatatatatatatatatatatatatatatatatatatatatatatataagtatatgtatatatataagtatgtatatatatatatatatatatatatatatatatatatatatatgtatgtatatatgcatatatatatatatgtatatatatatatatatatatatatatatatatatatatatatatatatatatatatatatatatatatatatatatatatatatatatatatatatatatatatatatatatatatatatatatatatatatatatatatatatatatatatatatatatatacatatatatatatatacatataaatacaaacatatatatatgtatatattcatgtatatatatatatatatatatatatatatatatatatattcatgtatatttatatatatatatatatatatatatatatgtatatatatatatatatatatatatatatatatatatatatatatatatatatataaatatttatatatatatgtataaatatttatttatatataaatacttatatatatatttatatatatatatatatatatatatatatatatatatatatatatatattcatatatatatatatatatatatatatatatatatgtatatatatatatatatatatatatatatatatatatatatatatatatatatatatttatatatatatatatatatatatatatatatattgtatatatatatatatatatataatatatatatatatatatatatatatatatatatatacatatgtatatatatatacatatacatatatatacatacatatatatacatatatacatatatatatatatgtatatatgtatatatatatgtatgtatatatatatatatatatatatatatatatatatatatatatatatatatatatatatatatatatgtatatatgtatatatatatatatatatatatatgtaaatatatagatatacatatatatgtatacatatatatacatatatatgcatatgtatatatatgtacacacacacacacacacacacacacacaaacacacacacacacacacacacatatatatatatatatatatatatatatatatatatatatatatatatatatatatatatatatatatatatatatatatatatatatatatatatatatatcataatcattatcattatcattattggagttataataattattatgccatttattaatgtcattttcatcattataactattttcataaagaatataacaataatgataattttagaaataataattacaataataatatttataacaacaataataatgatattagtattatttctgttgttattagtagtataaaaattattagaataaagttaatttttcctattataacagtaattatcaaaattttccttataattatcattttctttttattaccattatttttcttatcatacataattatcatcattattgttaataataaaggaattatcatgaaaatcatcataatgacttGAATTAAcgttaaagtcatcataattatcatttaaaagcgaaaaattagGTTTTCAAGTTGCCCGACATCGTGGGAGCAAGGCGGTTATGTGCAATTCCCGTTTATTTTAAGCCGGAAAATTTACGTCATGGAGCCTTGTTTGCTTTTAAGTAAGTTCCAGTAAGATTGCTTATATATCTAAGATGGTTTAGATATATAATTAAAGGTTAGTCAAAGTGTGTTAGTACACACAAACGATATAAATGAAATCCTCCCAACAGGTTGTTGTGGTTCAGTGTTGACATTGCGAGGCTAGGAACCACGTACATTTATCTCGtataattattctattttattataatgTCTGCATATGTTCTATTCACAATAAAAGAATGTCTCAGTGTCTACACATGATATTCATCTTACAAGGGTGCGATTAGGTTACTTCACATGTTATCCATTTTCTACTTAATTGGTGATGCATGCTATCTCCCTAATTTTccaatatttcatgtttttttgtataGTACATATTTTTGATGAATAATTAACTTGTTCTCTCATTAACCCCTTGAGctactttcttttttaaatcaatgTTGATGAATAATTTGGTTGCGCTACCCCGTCTGGATTTTGAACACTAAGAAATCCCCTAGATTATAGTCCTGGAgggtgtgtcagtatatatatatatatatatatatatatatatatatatatatatatatatatatatatatatatatatatatatatatatatatatatatatatatatatatatatatatatatatatatatatatatatatattaacatatgtatgtatgtacatacatatacacgtaacatatatatgcatacacagatacacatatatgtagatacacatatatttacacacacacacacacacacacacacacacacacacacacacacacacacacacacacacacacacacacacacacacacatatatatatatatatatatatacatatgtaaatatatatatatatatatatatatatatatatatatatatgaatatatatgaatatatatatagatgtacatatatacatatatgtatatataataaaaagaatatatatatacatatatatatatatatatatatatatatatatatatatatatatatatatatatatatatatatatatatatatatatatatgtatatgtatatgtatatatatatacatatatttacatatatatatatatatatatatatatatatatatatatacatatacatacatatacatatatatatatatatatatatatatatatatatatatatatatatatatatatatatatatatatatatatatatatatatatatatatatgtacatatatacatataaacatataaacatatatatatatatatatatatatatatatatatatgtatatacatatatatatatatgtatatatatatatatatatatatatatacatacatatatatatatatatatatatatatatatatatatatatatatatatatatatatatataaacatatatatatgtatataaataaatatatgtatgcttatatatatatatatatatatatatatatatgtgtatatatatatatacatatatatatgtgtgtgtgtgtgtgtgtgtgtatgtgtgggtgtgtgtgcgtgtgtgtgtgtgtttgtgtttgtctgtgtgtgtgtctgtatgtgcgtgtatggttgtctgtgtgtgtgtgtgtgtgtgtgtctgtgtgtgtatctgtgtgtgtgtgtgtttgtctgtgtgtgtgtatgtgtgtgtgtgtgtatatatatatatttatatatatatatatatatatatatatatatatatatatatatatatatatatatatatatatatatatatatatatatatatatatatatatatatatatatatatatatataggaagggaagggtatcaaaataggagacgaatacctacaGATttacagacgatattgttctccttagtgaatcaacagatgaaatgcagcaattaataaacgatctgaatagagaaagtctaaaagtcgaacttaaaatgaacaagaaaaagactaaaattCCATCCGAACAGAttcatgtacaaggcgaagcactagaggtagtagacaagtatatatatctaagacAACTAGCAGACAAacatgaagaggaaataaagcgacgaatcagcctaggctggagtgcctccagacacagtagcatactaagaggatCCTTGTCATTGTGTTTAAagaaaaagtctttaaccaatgcatcttcccagttatgacctatggggcagaaacatggactacaaccaaattacttatatatatatatatatatatatatatatatatatatatatatatatatatatatatatatatatgtatgtgtacatatatatatatatatatatatatatatatatatatatatatatatatatatatatatatatatatatatatatatatatatatatatatatatatatatatatatatatatatatatatatatctgtatttgtgtgtgtttgtgtgtgtacatatatatatatatatatatatatatatatatatatatatatatatatatatatatatatgtttatatatatatatatatatatgtgtgtgtgtacatatatatatatatatatatatataaatatatatatatatgtttatatatatatatatatatatatatatatatatatatatatatatatatatatatatatatgtgtgtgtgtgtgtgtgtgtgtgtgtgtgtgtgtgtgtgtgtgtgtgtgtgtgtgtttgtgtacatatatatatatatatatatatatatatatatatatatatatatatatatatatatatttgtatatatatgtatgtatatatatacatagatatatgtatatatatatatttatatgtatatatatagatatttgtatatctaatatttatatgtatatgtatatatatatacatacatgtatatatatatatatatatatatatatatatatatatatatatatatatatatatatatatatatatatcttgcgttCTGGGGTCTTACAAttataattcatgtatatatatgcaaacttcCTTTAATCAGTTTCATGTGAACTATCAACACACTAAACTACCTACAGCCTAAATAACCACTGCAGCATTTTTACAAATCCTGAAACTGGCTGGGAGGCTTCAGGTTCGTCATGAGGTCCAGTCGTTATTCTGCATTGGTTTCCTCTGGCTCACCTTCCTGACGTTCTAACAGATTTCTTCTTCCTTGGTTGTCCCCATTAATTCCTGCTCCAAACGGTTGTTTTACACGTTTATCGTCCGATTCTTGATTTACCTTGGTAATATCGCTGAGTTGGTctgttcttattttcctatttttctcaccTTTTGTTTCCTTGTCACTAAGTCTTTTTACTTCACCActcaatatttcttttttgttattcattacaTCAGCCCTACTGGCTGTGCTTTCTTTGGTTGTGTTTATAGTTGTATTTTCAGTATTCAAAGGTATTTTTTCAGAAGTTCCCATTTCTTCAATGTTTTCATACTCATCTTTCTTATCGTCTTTCTGTGGCTCTTTTGAAGgattctttatcatttctaaacCATTTGTTACATCTGCATCTTGGACCTGGAATCTTTGTGTTGGAGATTTGAATTTAGATTCACTTTCTGGATTTAGCGATTTGTCTAGGCaactattatctttgttttgtttgagcCCAGCTTTACTTGAGCGGTTTTCAGCTACAGGGAACACAATAGTCTCAGAAGACCTCGCAACAGGGGAGCCACGACCGCCGTCAGGTGACAAAGTATCTCGAACGTCCACAATGTCGCCATCCTCAATACCATGGGTAAGGTAGAAGTTGAAGCTCTCTTGACAATCCATAGACAAGTGGGCTCGTCGTTCGTCCAGCTCCCATGCTGGTTCAAAATTTCCATTACCTTTAAGCACCATCAATTCTGGGTGAGTCTGTCATAAGGAGAATAGTAATTGTGGTAAgtaatatacatttttacattttgtctcagataaaaaaaaaaaaaaaaatcgatggaaAGATAAATCTAATAACGATAACTTTCCTCATATTCTTTCACGCTTCTTATCTCTTAATACATAAAATCAACTTTACAAACTTGTAAGAGTTGGTAGATAGCAGAAACAGGCACTTGTTGGGTGCGATTTGTCACGGACAAAGGAATGATCTGGTCTGGCAAGCCACCATCCCTCCTAAGAGAAGTGAACTCCTCCGCATGCACGCCTTGCATGCTATATACGTCGACCACAAGGACAAAATCAGTTCAAAGGTAAATCCTACTAGCTGATTGACACTGATACTCAGGGTCAGCTGATGCTCTTCTTCCTCTAAGTTATGGACGATACCTAAGAAAAGATACATCTagatattttatgatttataatatatCGTTATAAAGTATTTTGTACATTCTTAATATCGAAAATACATTCATTTCTGTTCTGTAATCTTACATTACATGTACCATCTTCTTTTGCCTTTTAGGAAATTATATTTACCAATGTAGCTCAACCGCACACACTTTCCATGATATAATTCATAGATTCGTTGTTTGATACTGTTTCATATCGTTGCccagcaaaatgaaaataatggagtGAGAGTAAAATGAAACGAAGTAATAGTTTAAAATCTAATAATACTACCATGTGTTACAAGAATGCTTCCTtagacattattatcactacatcataatcattttatatgGCGGATATGATTGGTACAATATAAATTGTTTAGAAACGGACTGTAGAAAGCCTCAAGAAAAGCCGTGGCCATTGAAGACCTCGCCTAGTAAGATCTAGCAGCTGCTAATGTTGGAGTGTCTTCAACCTTCGTTCCATGACTATCGAAGCTCATGATTGTAAAATTACAGGATAGACATGAGGCTGCTTTTgcgacataaaaaacataaaaccatAACTATGGGAGTGCGAAATTGGGAAATGAAATTGTAATCTAATGAATGTAAAATATGGTTTGAAagtagttgttgttttatcatctttatgagtTTCGATGTCTCCGAGGAAAGTCCAATTTAAACTCACAAAATGCAAACAACAGTAGCCATAGTTAtaatcttatatttttttataacattttcattctttactacatatatatatatatatatatatatatatatatatatatatatatatatatatatatatatatatatatatatatatatatatatatatatatatatatatatatatatatatatatatatatatatatcttttgtgtgtgtattttgattaTATCATTTAAATAGAATTTTCACATTTCAGGTATAATTTATTTGATTACAATGTATTTATGTACTCTGTACATTTTCCAGCTTTCAATTTTTCCAGGCTTGTACCCTAGTGCGGATACTCCAGCACTGCTGCAGTGCGACGGCATAGCATGAAAAGTGACAATTATCAGTTATTAGTTATAGTCTCGATTGGCATGGAGTGTTTGTGCAAAAGATATCATGCAACATGAATTGTAAAGCCACTCATGACCAACGGATTCCATAaataataacatgtatataccaatatatatatatatatatatatatatatatatatatatatatatatgtgtgtgtgtgtgtgtgtgtgtgtgtgtgtgtgtgtgtctgggtatatATCTCTTCCAAGGAGGTTAAgcttttggtagcgttagttagtttgtttgttagttggttagcagaatagcaaaaaaagtaatgaatagaTTTGTATGACTTTTTTACCAGAgggattcatttattcattttattcattatttaatacacaaacactctctcacacacacacacacacacacacacacacacacacacacacacacacacacatatatatatatatatatatatatatatatatatatatatatatatatatacgaacgatGGAAAAATGCACTGCCACATTGATATCAATAAATAATGTACTATAAAAGGTACTAAAGCCTTCTATAATGTGTTGTTTAAATTTACTGCTGGCGGCTAGTGATACACTGATTTAGCTAGCGCTCAGTGCTGAGTGTAAGAGTGGAGCAGCCCCCACGCCCTGTTGGGGCAGACGacctggagtgagtgagtgacccaCCCGGGTCAGGGGCAGGCTCGTCGAGGTGTGAGAATGGGTCAAAATcggcctcccttttatccggcgcAAGCAGGCCGCGCATCCCACGGGCCAAGCAGCATATTTAGCTAAGGTAGCGTGGGGCAGACAGCGAGGGCACCAGCGTGGGTGGCCACGAGGATCCTTCCACATGTTATACTAAGCCACGTGTATATAGCATCCTATATTGCTCGGTCACCTACACACGCCTCGTCCTAGTGGCGTCATCTGAATTACTTTAAAGGTGACCTATCTTCGTACCCCATCTGCTGGTCATCTCATCACGTTCTTGTTCTCGGTCCACATgtcctcgaaggtttcgcctaggtcctccttgacttcgggTTGTTCAGTCGTCCTCTTAGTCCTCCTCCAGGTGGTACTCGGCGGCGtcttcgtccacacgtcctcgcagattcgtTCAGGTCCTTCTCGGCTGCGGCTACGGTCTACGGGCGTCAAGGCAAGGGCGTCCTTTTGTCTGAGGGCGGCTTATTCCtgcgctggggagctcctggagtttaaccGATCTACGGACGTCTAGGCAGACGGGTTTTCATGTAGGCAGCGCCCATCCACTTCATTCTGGTGGCTTAAATGCCTGCAGTCATGAGTCCTGGTCCTTTAGCCTGCGGCGGTTTTCTGGCGATGTTCTTCTCACTGCATTGTAATGCAATCGTCctgcagttagatctcctttgatgcTGTGTTGGATATCCACGTCCATTGTATACATCACAAACCAGATCATACACATAAGGGCcaagataataagagaaaaagaaagacacagagagggggGATTATTAATCAAGTGCTACTTAGCCGATGTTTTTATATCATTTGCAGTGTTTAATgaggttatttcatttattttcgtttttttttctttttttacttttgtatttttcaaaaagaaaataagtgagggagatgggagtagcAAACTCAAGAACCAGCttgagctactaaccatctcatatagatatgagaatagataagggaaatgacatcggcatccgcaaggataacttgaaccgattgtcatttcataaagaagaaaaaatgcgtattgtgcatcatttccactaatcacgatcagcaatgccacaaggcaaaagaatagccttAGACTACGACACAACAGAAGATTTGATTTTACAGTGTGTATTGAACTGCGTGAAAGAGTGTGTACTGATTGCCTTTTATGTTTTAACTAATCACGGCAACATtgcgggtaaaagagataaccagcaattacgacacaacaaatcctatagatgAAAATTTTATTTTACAGTGTCTGTTGTCtacgtgaatgagtgtgtgtgtgtgtaaatatgagtgTGAATAGCGTTCATCTTagcaaatgttataatcattaatacatTAATACAACAATCATTCCAATAACCACAAGAATTCAACATCAAATGATATGCAATGGAACATACACAATTATGAATGTTGACATGATAAAATATTCTTTTGCAAGCTTTCGgaatgcaagcatcccagttcagaaatgttttttACGTTATCCCCGATTATCTAATCATAATGACATACGCAACAAAATCTGACAAACTGAGGTATTATATCATGCTTACACACGTAAGAGTACGCTAGCCTTCATAGCCGGtgggttttttcctttttaccctAATTACCTGAACGAAATGAAGTGAACTGAACGAGACTCGAATTTTCATCGATAGTCtttactctacaatctgtgaatggcgcacACAGCTATCATTTACGAATCACACTATTGTCGGAAGTTTCCGGTACATGCAGCGGTAAAGAAAGGTGAGAAGGTTGTGATTACTAAGCAAATTAATTCGAGCTTAAACCATAGTCCTACCTTTCTAATCACACTTTAATATAGGCTCACACCGACTCAATATGCCGAACGAATGATTTACACTTCGGTTTCTTCTACCTGCTCTCAAACGTCGGGTGTGCCGatccattattcttatgaaaCCCCATGCATTATTGAACAGTGAAAGGGGAATATCCTTACGCTAATTTATACAATGAACTTACAATATTTGTGATCAAGCTATTATTCTTCGCACCAAAAGAATATCACCAAAATAGCAATGATGGCATAAGTAACAGCACTTCCTCCCAGCCCACAACTGTAAGTGAAAGTGagatcgaagggggggggggcactgtttACTACACAGATATAAATGATATGGCGTTCATGAGGGCAAAATAACGAAATCagtgaaagaataaaatgaaccaaagagtctaaaaatttgtgaaattcaacaatcaattaacaAAATTCGtccaagaagagaaaggaatacacagaattcgtaagtgatcgcgaattacaaaaagaaaattctcagcttgagaaaaacacacaaacaaatattaaaTCATTGAAGTTGAAACAATATGAATGTTTAAAAGTGAGAAAACTAATTATTTAAAGAACAATATTTCATGTTTGTGACCAGAGGTCATACCCCACATCTGTGCTGAGAGCATGACCTCAGGTCCAGATGATTGGCAGAATGTGATTGCTGCAATATGCTGTTAAATTTTCACTGTTTGCACTTCTAACCAGCAAATCCAAGGTAGGAACGGTTTGCTTAATACAttaatgggggaagaagaaaggaaaaagaaagtattGACCCATACATGTATCTACgtggttttgttttatattgCGATGATTGATCGAGCAGTAAAAATTTCTTTGGAGATAATTAGTTCATGCTTCAAGCCAAAAGGTTAAAGCTCACACCGCCTGCCACCAGACTATAAAATGTACTAAAGCCTTCTACAGTGTGTTGTTTGAATTTGctggtgagaaagaagaaaactacGGAGACGCGCTCAGTGCTGAGTGTAGGAGTGGAGCATGCCCAGGTGGGGCAGGTGACCTGGAATGAGTGACCCACCCAGGTAAGGGACAGGCTTATAGAGGTGTGAGAATGGGTCAAAATAGGCCTCCCTCATATCCGAACAGAGGTGGTGTAAGCAGGCCAAGCGTACCACGGGCCACgcggcttttatatatatatatatatatatatatatatatatatatatatatatatatatatatatatatatatatatatatatatgtgtgtgtgtgtgtgtgtgtgtgtgt
This genomic interval carries:
- the LOC138860341 gene encoding uncharacterized protein encodes the protein MQGVHAEEFTSLRRDGGLPDQIIPLSVTNRTQQVPVSAIYQLLQTHPELMVLKGNGNFEPAWELDERRAHLSMDCQESFNFYLTHGIEDGDIVDVRDTLSPDGGRGSPVARSSETIVFPVAENRSSKAGLKQNKDNSCLDKSLNPESESKFKSPTQRFQVQDADVTNGLEMIKNPSKEPQKDDKKDEYENIEEMGTSEKIPLNTENTTINTTKESTASRADVMNNKKEILSGEVKRLSDKETKGEKNRKIRTDQLSDITKVNQESDDKRVKQPFGAGINGDNQGRRNLLERQEGEPEETNAE